In the Clostridium sporogenes genome, one interval contains:
- the rsmA gene encoding 16S rRNA (adenine(1518)-N(6)/adenine(1519)-N(6))-dimethyltransferase RsmA has protein sequence MNTKEIVNKYEFKFNKNLGQNFLVDPSVLEDIIEGAEINKEDTIIEIGPGVGTLTKELLERAKEVYSIELDGDLIPILQEELKEYDNFTLIHKDALKIDFNALMENKDSIKLVANLPYYVTTPIISRLLTEKCDFKSLTIMIQKEVAERINAEPNCKEYGSLTVLVQYYCDTKIIRKVSPNCFIPRPKVDSTVIKLDKLTGTRVKVKSEKLFFNVVRSSFNMRRKTLWNALKSLKIDKENMENAFEKAGIDPKRRGETLSIEEFGKLSDCIYDIL, from the coding sequence ATGAATACAAAGGAAATAGTTAATAAATATGAATTTAAGTTTAACAAAAATTTAGGGCAAAATTTTTTAGTAGATCCATCTGTATTAGAGGATATAATAGAAGGAGCTGAAATAAATAAAGAAGACACTATTATAGAAATAGGACCTGGAGTTGGAACATTAACTAAAGAACTTTTAGAAAGAGCAAAAGAAGTTTATTCCATAGAATTAGATGGAGATTTGATACCTATTTTACAAGAAGAATTAAAAGAATATGATAATTTTACATTAATACATAAAGATGCATTAAAAATTGATTTTAATGCATTGATGGAAAATAAGGATTCCATAAAATTAGTAGCAAACTTACCTTATTATGTAACCACACCTATTATATCAAGATTACTTACAGAAAAATGTGATTTTAAATCTTTAACTATAATGATTCAAAAAGAAGTAGCGGAAAGAATAAATGCTGAACCAAATTGTAAAGAATATGGATCATTAACTGTTTTGGTTCAATATTATTGTGATACGAAAATAATCAGAAAAGTATCCCCAAATTGTTTTATACCAAGACCTAAGGTAGATTCTACAGTTATTAAATTAGATAAACTTACAGGAACAAGGGTAAAGGTAAAAAGTGAAAAGTTATTTTTTAATGTAGTAAGAAGTTCTTTTAATATGAGAAGAAAAACTTTATGGAATGCATTAAAAAGTTTAAAAATAGATAAAGAAAATATGGAAAATGCTTTTGAAAAGGCAGGTATAGATCCAAAGAGAAGAGGAGAGACTTTGTCTATAGAAGAATTTGGAAAACTTTCAGATTGTATATATGATATATTATAA
- the rnmV gene encoding ribonuclease M5 gives MIKEVIVVEGRDDITAVKRAVDAEMIAVGGFGINSKVIKKIREAQKRQGVIVLTDPDYAGEKIRKYICNRVEGVKHAYISQEEGTKEDDIGVENASPEAIIRALNLAKCEIKQERKEFDMNDMIFFKLTANKESKERREKLGMALGIGYCNTNQFIKRLNNFGITKEEFIKAIKDLDKGNK, from the coding sequence ATGATTAAGGAAGTTATAGTTGTAGAAGGCAGAGATGATATTACGGCAGTAAAAAGAGCAGTTGATGCAGAGATGATAGCCGTAGGAGGATTTGGAATAAATTCTAAAGTTATAAAGAAAATAAGAGAAGCTCAAAAAAGGCAGGGAGTAATAGTATTAACAGATCCTGATTATGCAGGAGAAAAAATAAGAAAATATATATGTAATAGGGTTGAAGGGGTAAAACATGCTTATATATCACAAGAAGAAGGAACTAAAGAAGATGATATAGGAGTAGAAAATGCATCACCAGAAGCTATAATAAGAGCGTTAAACTTAGCTAAATGCGAAATTAAACAAGAGAGAAAAGAATTTGATATGAATGATATGATATTCTTTAAATTAACAGCAAATAAGGAGTCAAAAGAAAGAAGAGAAAAGCTAGGGATGGCTTTAGGAATAGGTTATTGTAACACTAATCAGTTTATAAAAAGACTTAATAATTTTGGTATAACAAAAGAAGAGTTCATAAAGGCTATAAAAGACTTAGATAAGGGGAATAAATAA
- a CDS encoding ubiquitin-like domain-containing protein, with product MVEKLKKKIKEHFSNGPKAILIVVVILMTASIIFTNMRKTIIVSIDGKETQKITTFKKTYAEALTSKNIQVGPKDKVQPKLDTEIKDGSKLNIKKAVKVNVEVDGKKLAIQSAQDNIGNMLKEEGIKVKKLDRIVPSKEEKVKKGLNVTVTRVEEKLIKSKKDMDYETVVKDDDSLEKGDKKVVREGQSGEKEVTIKVVYEDGKEKVRKVVSESIKKQPVSKVVAMGTKITSVNALSRGGSVTGTPSGRSLRMRATAYTSSYEDTGKSPGSPGFGVTATGTTARRNPGGYSSIAVDPRVIPLGTKLFVEGYGYAIAEDTGGAIKGNVIDLYFDSDVEVSNWGSRWVNIYILD from the coding sequence ATGGTGGAAAAATTAAAGAAGAAAATTAAAGAACATTTTTCCAATGGTCCTAAGGCAATTTTGATTGTTGTAGTAATCTTAATGACAGCGAGCATAATATTCACTAATATGAGAAAAACAATAATTGTTTCAATAGACGGAAAAGAAACTCAAAAAATTACAACATTTAAAAAAACATATGCAGAAGCCTTAACGTCGAAAAATATACAAGTAGGACCAAAGGATAAAGTTCAGCCCAAATTGGACACTGAAATTAAAGACGGAAGCAAATTAAACATAAAGAAAGCAGTTAAAGTTAACGTAGAAGTTGATGGTAAGAAATTAGCTATTCAATCCGCACAAGACAACATAGGAAATATGTTGAAAGAAGAAGGGATAAAAGTTAAAAAACTTGATAGAATAGTCCCAAGTAAAGAAGAGAAAGTAAAAAAAGGATTGAACGTAACAGTTACAAGAGTAGAAGAAAAATTAATAAAGAGCAAAAAAGACATGGATTATGAAACAGTAGTTAAAGATGATGATTCCCTTGAAAAAGGCGACAAAAAAGTCGTAAGAGAAGGGCAGAGTGGAGAAAAAGAAGTAACAATAAAAGTAGTTTATGAAGATGGAAAAGAAAAAGTAAGAAAAGTAGTATCAGAAAGCATAAAAAAACAACCAGTATCTAAGGTAGTTGCAATGGGAACTAAGATAACAAGTGTTAATGCTCTTTCAAGAGGTGGAAGTGTTACTGGTACACCAAGTGGTAGATCATTAAGAATGAGAGCTACAGCATATACATCAAGTTATGAAGATACAGGTAAGAGTCCTGGAAGTCCTGGGTTTGGAGTTACAGCTACAGGAACTACAGCAAGAAGAAATCCAGGTGGATATAGTTCAATAGCAGTAGATCCAAGGGTAATACCTTTAGGAACAAAACTGTTTGTTGAAGGATATGGATATGCTATAGCAGAAGATACCGGTGGAGCAATAAAAGGAAATGTTATTGATCTATATTTTGATTCCGATGTTGAAGTATCAAATTGGGGTTCAAGATGGGTAAATATTTATATTTTAGACTAA
- a CDS encoding TatD family hydrolase, producing MKKYRIFDAHAHYDDEAFDEDRSEVIKELEEFGILGVLNCGSSVATSRTSVELSNKYDFFYAAVGVHPENAEEINKKTLNEIEILSKNEKVKAIGEIGLDYYYKENPETNIQIQAFKKQMELADKLNLPVVIHDRDAHKDTLDIIKQFPNVKGEVHCFAGSVEFAKQCIDLGYYIGVTGVVTFKNAKKIVEVIKNVPLDRILVETDCPYMAPNPLRGKRNRSEYIGYMIDKIAEIKEISSEEVTSQILINIKDLFDIDVIKNND from the coding sequence ATGAAAAAATATAGAATATTTGATGCTCATGCCCATTATGATGATGAAGCTTTTGATGAAGATAGAAGTGAGGTTATAAAGGAACTTGAAGAATTTGGTATATTGGGAGTTCTAAATTGTGGGTCTTCTGTGGCTACTTCTAGAACATCAGTGGAATTGAGTAACAAATATGATTTCTTTTATGCAGCAGTAGGAGTGCACCCAGAAAATGCAGAAGAAATTAATAAAAAAACATTAAATGAAATAGAAATATTATCAAAAAATGAAAAAGTGAAAGCTATAGGAGAAATAGGATTAGATTATTATTATAAGGAAAATCCTGAAACAAATATTCAAATACAAGCTTTTAAAAAGCAAATGGAATTAGCAGACAAGTTGAATTTACCTGTAGTAATACATGATAGAGATGCACATAAAGATACATTGGATATTATAAAGCAATTTCCTAATGTAAAAGGTGAAGTTCATTGTTTTGCAGGTAGTGTAGAGTTTGCTAAGCAGTGTATAGATTTAGGATATTATATAGGGGTTACAGGAGTAGTAACTTTTAAAAATGCTAAAAAAATAGTTGAAGTTATAAAAAATGTTCCATTGGATAGAATTTTAGTTGAAACTGATTGTCCATACATGGCTCCTAATCCTTTAAGAGGTAAAAGAAATAGATCTGAGTATATAGGATATATGATAGATAAAATAGCAGAAATAAAAGAAATAAGTTCTGAAGAAGTAACTTCACAAATATTAATTAATATAAAAGACTTATTTGATATAGATGTTATAAAAAATAATGATTAA
- a CDS encoding DUF445 family protein, whose amino-acid sequence MKFLIASIIGGIIGYLTNWIAIKMLFRPYEEKRIFGMKVPFTPGLIPKEKIRIAKSVGNAIGEHLLSSEIIVKSLCSENMNNRLKVWIRQKVYSLITTKKTLEDKFKEFLDHKYEYFINALKVSLGNLTINNLRNEKNRGKIKDIVKVKLDKVLSVNGNNITNSYIYKQIKAGLINNANKYLKSDDFKYNVKNLILENIKDEENSNKKISDIIPNNFTSNLKVYVYRKKDNLANYINETLKEEENISKLKSILKEVINNNVNALMSMFVDANAISNKTIIFLEGYLQREETKEEIVLLVNKSIDKILDTDLKDIIENIPENNKDVIVDETVNILSQKVQTSGIILEIIEKIENNIQEKDSLNDIIEKININPYKFINSIIDKFINGENFEMIINNLINSVIENFMKTPICELTRGNEEGILNTSYKMVKSVYNRFIENQAEEVISILDISQIVEERINEFDVYLAEEIILEISSKELKAITWLGGLLGALIGILSPILSKI is encoded by the coding sequence ATGAAATTTTTAATAGCATCAATAATAGGTGGAATAATAGGTTATCTTACTAATTGGATAGCTATAAAGATGTTATTTAGGCCTTATGAAGAAAAAAGAATATTTGGTATGAAGGTTCCATTTACACCAGGACTTATTCCAAAAGAAAAAATTAGGATAGCAAAAAGTGTAGGTAATGCTATAGGAGAGCATTTACTATCTAGTGAAATTATTGTAAAGTCGTTATGCAGTGAAAACATGAATAATAGACTTAAAGTTTGGATAAGGCAAAAGGTATATTCCTTAATTACAACAAAAAAAACTTTGGAGGATAAATTTAAGGAGTTTTTAGATCATAAGTATGAGTATTTTATAAATGCTTTAAAAGTTAGTTTAGGTAATTTAACTATTAATAACTTAAGAAATGAAAAAAATAGAGGGAAAATAAAAGATATTGTAAAAGTTAAGTTAGATAAGGTATTATCTGTTAATGGTAACAATATTACTAATAGTTACATATATAAGCAAATAAAGGCAGGCTTAATAAATAATGCGAATAAGTATTTAAAGTCAGATGATTTTAAATACAATGTAAAAAATTTAATTTTAGAAAATATAAAGGATGAAGAAAATTCAAATAAAAAGATATCTGATATAATTCCTAATAATTTCACATCAAATTTAAAAGTATATGTCTATAGAAAAAAAGATAATTTGGCAAATTACATAAATGAAACACTTAAAGAAGAAGAAAATATAAGTAAGTTAAAAAGTATATTAAAAGAAGTTATAAATAATAATGTAAATGCTCTGATGTCAATGTTTGTAGATGCAAATGCTATATCAAATAAAACAATTATATTTTTAGAAGGATATTTACAAAGAGAAGAAACTAAGGAGGAAATTGTACTTTTAGTAAATAAAAGTATAGATAAAATTTTAGATACGGATTTGAAGGATATTATAGAAAATATACCAGAAAATAATAAGGATGTAATTGTAGATGAAACAGTAAATATATTATCTCAAAAAGTTCAAACTTCAGGGATAATTTTGGAAATAATAGAAAAAATAGAGAATAATATTCAAGAAAAAGATTCTTTAAATGATATAATAGAAAAAATAAACATAAATCCATATAAGTTTATAAATAGTATTATAGATAAATTTATAAATGGTGAAAATTTTGAAATGATAATTAACAATCTGATAAATAGTGTAATTGAAAATTTTATGAAAACACCTATATGTGAATTGACTAGAGGAAATGAAGAAGGAATATTAAATACTAGCTATAAGATGGTAAAAAGTGTATATAATAGATTTATAGAGAACCAAGCAGAAGAGGTTATTTCAATCCTTGATATATCTCAGATTGTGGAAGAAAGAATAAATGAATTTGATGTATATTTAGCCGAAGAAATAATATTAGAAATATCTAGTAAAGAGTTAAAAGCAATAACTTGGCTGGGAGGATTATTAGGTGCCTTAATAGGAATTCTATCACCTATATTAAGTAAAATATGA
- the metG gene encoding methionine--tRNA ligase: protein MSKGTYYVTTPIYYPSAKLHIGNTYTTVAADTLARFKRLTGYDVMFLTGTDEHGQKIQRLAEAKKVTPKAYVDEIVAGIKDLWKIMNIDYDKFIRTTDEYHVELVQKIFKTLYDKGDIYKSEYSGWYCTPCESFWTETQLEDGKCPDCGRPVEKAKEEAYFFKMSKYAPKLIEYIESHPEFIQPESRKNEMLNNFLKPGLQDLCVSRTSFDWGIPVTFDEKHVIYVWIDALANYITALGYNTEKDELYKKYWPADVHLVGKDILRFHTIYWPIMLMALDIPLPKQVFGHGWLLVDGGKMSKSKGNVVDPVVLVNHFGADPVRYYLLREIPFGADGMFNNEIFIKKINSDLANDLGNLLSRTVAMIEKYFDGEIPASNCKEDIDEDLIKLALETPKKVEEDMEKLRIPEALEEIWTFIGRANKYIDETTPWVLAKDESKKERLGTVLYNLIESLRIISVCISAFIPETSIKINTQINADILTWDSLSEFNGTKSGTKVKKGEAIFPRIDVDKKIEELNKLKEEQLKQNKPKNIAPIKEEITIDDFEKIDLRVAKVLECEAIKGAKKLLKFKVSLGGEERQIVSGIAKFYKPEDLIGKKVILVANLKPVKLRGELSQGMILSAATEDDSELFVTTIDGDIEEGNIVR from the coding sequence ATGTCAAAAGGAACTTATTATGTAACAACACCTATATACTATCCCTCAGCTAAACTTCATATAGGAAATACCTATACAACAGTTGCTGCAGATACTTTAGCTAGATTTAAAAGACTTACAGGTTATGATGTAATGTTTTTAACAGGTACAGATGAACACGGACAAAAGATACAAAGATTAGCAGAAGCTAAAAAAGTTACACCTAAGGCTTATGTGGATGAAATAGTAGCAGGAATAAAAGACTTATGGAAAATAATGAATATAGACTATGATAAATTTATAAGAACAACAGATGAATACCATGTAGAATTAGTGCAAAAAATATTTAAAACATTATATGATAAAGGTGATATATATAAAAGTGAGTATTCAGGATGGTATTGCACACCTTGTGAATCATTTTGGACAGAAACTCAATTAGAAGATGGAAAGTGCCCAGATTGTGGAAGACCCGTAGAAAAAGCAAAAGAAGAAGCATATTTCTTTAAAATGTCAAAATATGCTCCTAAACTTATAGAATATATAGAATCTCATCCAGAATTTATACAACCAGAATCAAGAAAAAATGAAATGCTAAATAACTTTTTAAAACCCGGTCTTCAGGACTTGTGTGTATCTAGAACATCTTTTGATTGGGGAATACCAGTAACTTTTGATGAAAAGCATGTAATTTATGTTTGGATAGATGCACTTGCTAATTATATAACAGCATTAGGATATAATACAGAAAAGGATGAATTATATAAAAAATACTGGCCAGCAGATGTTCACTTAGTTGGTAAGGATATATTAAGATTTCATACTATATATTGGCCAATTATGCTTATGGCATTAGATATACCTCTTCCAAAGCAAGTATTTGGTCATGGATGGCTTTTAGTAGATGGGGGCAAAATGTCAAAATCTAAGGGTAATGTAGTAGATCCGGTAGTATTAGTTAATCATTTTGGAGCAGATCCAGTAAGATATTATCTTCTTAGAGAGATACCTTTTGGAGCAGATGGAATGTTTAATAATGAGATTTTTATAAAGAAAATAAACTCAGATTTAGCAAATGATTTAGGAAACTTATTGTCTAGAACAGTAGCTATGATAGAAAAATATTTTGATGGAGAAATACCAGCTTCAAATTGTAAAGAGGATATAGATGAAGATTTAATAAAATTGGCTCTTGAAACTCCAAAAAAAGTAGAAGAAGATATGGAAAAACTAAGAATACCAGAAGCTTTAGAAGAAATTTGGACATTTATAGGAAGAGCTAATAAATATATAGATGAAACAACACCATGGGTTCTTGCAAAAGATGAGTCTAAAAAAGAAAGATTAGGAACAGTATTATATAATTTAATAGAAAGCTTAAGAATAATATCAGTATGTATATCAGCATTCATACCAGAAACAAGTATAAAAATAAATACACAAATAAATGCAGATATATTAACTTGGGATAGTTTAAGTGAATTTAATGGAACTAAGTCAGGTACAAAGGTTAAAAAAGGAGAAGCAATATTCCCAAGAATAGATGTAGATAAGAAAATAGAAGAATTAAATAAGCTTAAAGAGGAGCAATTAAAGCAAAATAAACCTAAAAATATAGCACCTATAAAGGAAGAAATAACTATAGATGATTTTGAAAAGATAGATCTAAGAGTTGCTAAGGTTTTAGAATGTGAAGCTATAAAAGGAGCTAAGAAGTTATTAAAATTTAAAGTTAGTTTAGGTGGGGAAGAAAGACAGATAGTATCAGGAATAGCTAAATTCTATAAACCAGAAGATTTAATAGGTAAAAAAGTAATATTAGTAGCTAATTTAAAACCTGTTAAGTTAAGAGGAGAATTATCACAAGGAATGATTTTATCAGCAGCAACAGAAGATGATAGTGAGCTATTTGTAACAACTATAGATGGAGACATTGAAGAAGGAAATATAGTAAGATAA
- a CDS encoding MarR family transcriptional regulator: protein MDNIDLSKELIKFMITMKKQIKECLNLNCTLKLTEQQFITLFILNKNKKITLKKLSTYICVSTSSLCIMLTRMMEEGLVYREVDERDRRNTFYSLTDKGINLIDKEIEGKVHNMEERIIDLSLIQKEKLYNAIKDIEEIIDILE, encoded by the coding sequence ATGGATAATATAGACTTATCGAAAGAACTCATAAAATTTATGATTACTATGAAAAAACAAATTAAGGAATGTTTAAATTTAAATTGTACTTTAAAATTAACAGAACAACAATTTATAACATTATTTATATTAAATAAAAATAAAAAGATAACATTAAAAAAGTTAAGTACATATATATGTGTATCTACATCTAGTTTATGTATAATGTTAACAAGAATGATGGAAGAAGGATTAGTTTATAGAGAAGTAGATGAGAGAGACAGGAGAAATACTTTTTATAGTCTAACAGATAAAGGAATAAATTTAATAGATAAAGAAATAGAGGGTAAAGTACATAATATGGAAGAAAGGATAATTGATTTATCTTTAATCCAAAAGGAAAAGTTATATAATGCCATAAAAGATATAGAAGAAATTATTGATATATTAGAATAA
- a CDS encoding uracil-DNA glycosylase codes for MLKWSQLYDGCINCNKCTLVTNRTNMVFGEGNISAPIMFIGEAPGADEDRTGRPFVGKAGQLITKALLALDFKRDEHYYICNVCKCRPENNRTPKEEEATACLPYLRNQVALVKPKIIICLGATALKYIMGDQFRITRDRGKWIERKGYYIMATFHPAALFRDESKKKLFWQDLKSIREKYDELTKNNIV; via the coding sequence GTGTTAAAGTGGTCTCAATTATATGATGGATGTATTAATTGTAATAAATGTACTTTAGTTACAAATAGAACTAATATGGTATTTGGGGAAGGCAATATTAGTGCCCCTATTATGTTTATAGGGGAAGCTCCGGGAGCAGATGAGGATAGAACAGGAAGACCCTTTGTGGGAAAAGCTGGACAGTTAATTACTAAAGCATTATTAGCATTAGATTTTAAGCGAGATGAACATTATTATATATGTAATGTATGTAAATGTAGGCCAGAAAATAATAGAACTCCTAAAGAAGAAGAAGCTACAGCTTGCTTACCTTATTTAAGAAACCAAGTGGCATTAGTAAAACCTAAAATTATAATCTGTTTAGGAGCTACTGCTTTAAAATATATTATGGGAGATCAATTTAGAATAACAAGAGATAGAGGTAAATGGATAGAAAGAAAAGGATATTATATTATGGCAACTTTTCATCCAGCAGCTTTATTTAGAGATGAGTCTAAGAAAAAATTATTTTGGCAGGATTTAAAATCTATTAGGGAAAAATATGATGAATTAACTAAAAATAATATAGTCTAA
- a CDS encoding MATE family efflux transporter: MKINKENIKTVLSLALPAVGEMILYMMIWVLDTMMVGQYGGQIAVSSVGLSSEIIYTFTNIFIAVGLSIGITSIVARSYGSDNLHLAEEYASIGLSIGILIAFFISIILFIFPKTILNLANAKEAVLINGTIYMKIVSLGIFFSMLTSLMNSIVRGYGNTKTPLFISILINIVNLTLDYGLIFGKLGFPELGIRGAAIATSIANLSGFVLAVYYLFNKSKIKPKIKYIKNINISRLKYLIRLSIPSSLQEASLSVSKLINTFMIMHLGTVAFASNQIALTVESISFMPGWGFAVAATTLTGHKIGEKNIEKARDYSHTCAFLGICIMGITGLIFLIFPSFIIKLFITNSEKQVITLGSRCLMIASLEQIPMAISMILGGSLKGFGDTKTPFLVSFVSSWLLRLPLMFYFIYIVKSSVTYVWWITSIQWIFEAMCLIILFKKKFNK, from the coding sequence TTGAAAATTAATAAAGAAAATATAAAAACTGTACTCTCTTTAGCACTTCCTGCAGTTGGAGAAATGATTTTATATATGATGATTTGGGTTCTTGATACTATGATGGTTGGACAATATGGTGGTCAGATTGCCGTAAGCTCTGTAGGCTTAAGTTCTGAAATAATATATACTTTTACAAATATATTTATAGCTGTTGGATTATCTATTGGTATAACATCTATAGTAGCCAGGTCCTATGGTAGTGATAATTTGCACTTAGCTGAAGAGTATGCTTCTATAGGATTATCTATAGGAATTTTAATAGCATTTTTTATTTCTATTATACTATTTATTTTTCCTAAAACTATACTTAACCTTGCTAATGCTAAAGAAGCTGTATTGATAAACGGAACAATATATATGAAAATAGTATCTCTAGGAATATTCTTTAGTATGTTAACTAGCTTAATGAATTCTATAGTTAGAGGATATGGTAATACCAAAACTCCTTTGTTTATATCTATATTAATTAACATAGTAAATTTAACTTTAGATTATGGGCTCATATTTGGAAAATTAGGATTCCCAGAATTAGGAATAAGGGGTGCTGCTATCGCAACTTCTATAGCTAACCTATCTGGTTTTGTGCTTGCTGTATACTATTTATTTAATAAATCTAAAATTAAACCTAAAATAAAATATATTAAAAATATTAACATAAGTCGTTTGAAATACTTAATAAGATTGTCTATCCCATCATCACTTCAAGAAGCTTCATTAAGTGTAAGTAAATTAATTAATACATTTATGATAATGCATTTAGGGACTGTAGCTTTTGCCTCTAATCAGATAGCTCTTACTGTAGAATCCATATCTTTTATGCCTGGTTGGGGTTTTGCTGTAGCAGCTACTACACTAACAGGTCATAAAATAGGAGAAAAAAACATTGAAAAAGCTAGAGATTATTCACATACTTGTGCATTTTTAGGTATTTGTATAATGGGAATAACAGGCCTTATTTTTCTTATATTCCCATCATTTATAATAAAATTATTTATAACAAATTCTGAAAAACAGGTTATTACTTTAGGTAGTCGCTGTCTTATGATAGCTTCCTTAGAACAAATTCCTATGGCTATATCCATGATATTGGGCGGATCATTAAAGGGCTTTGGGGATACTAAAACACCATTTTTAGTTTCTTTTGTTTCTAGTTGGCTACTTAGACTTCCCCTAATGTTCTATTTTATATATATAGTTAAATCTTCTGTAACCTATGTTTGGTGGATAACTTCTATTCAATGGATATTCGAAGCTATGTGCCTAATAATACTTTTCAAGAAAAAATTTAACAAATAA
- a CDS encoding spore maturation protein, protein MSYIVKAIIPIIILLIIAYGMAKKVKVYECFVEGAKDGVSICIKIFPYLLAMMVAIAVFRESKALDCLINILRPVSNLIGLPGELVPLVLIKPLSGSGALGVFADILKQFGPDSNVGKMASIIMGSTETIFYTITVYFGAVGIKKIRHTLWAAIFADMVAIIMAILVTNMILV, encoded by the coding sequence GTGAGTTATATAGTTAAAGCCATAATTCCTATTATTATACTATTAATTATAGCCTATGGAATGGCTAAGAAAGTTAAGGTATACGAGTGTTTTGTTGAGGGAGCTAAAGATGGTGTAAGTATATGTATTAAGATATTTCCATATCTTCTTGCCATGATGGTGGCTATAGCTGTGTTTAGAGAATCTAAAGCGCTGGATTGTTTAATCAATATTTTAAGACCAGTATCAAATCTAATAGGATTACCAGGGGAATTAGTACCTTTAGTTTTAATAAAACCTTTATCAGGAAGTGGTGCTTTAGGAGTATTTGCAGATATATTAAAACAGTTTGGCCCAGATAGTAATGTAGGGAAAATGGCATCTATTATAATGGGATCTACAGAAACTATTTTTTACACAATAACAGTTTATTTTGGAGCTGTTGGAATAAAGAAAATAAGACATACATTATGGGCTGCTATTTTTGCAGATATGGTAGCTATAATAATGGCTATATTAGTAACTAATATGATATTAGTATGA
- a CDS encoding spore maturation protein → MVNIIWGIIFLVGVIFGVFSGNGEQLSKSIIESANSTVKLVIGLVGVMSLWCGIMKIAEESGLTDKIARLIKPILKIIFKDSKNDNKALGAITMNLTANMMGLSNAATPFGIKAMKELKRLNVRGDEASNDMALFLVLNAACIQLVPTTVISIRAAMGSKNPGEIIIPAIIVTSIAAFCGVIFCKVLQKYF, encoded by the coding sequence ATGGTAAATATTATATGGGGAATTATATTTTTAGTGGGAGTAATTTTTGGTGTGTTTTCAGGGAATGGAGAACAACTATCAAAATCTATAATAGAATCTGCAAATTCAACTGTAAAATTAGTTATAGGATTGGTAGGGGTTATGAGTTTATGGTGCGGAATTATGAAAATAGCAGAAGAAAGTGGATTAACAGATAAAATAGCAAGGTTAATAAAACCTATTTTAAAAATTATATTTAAAGATAGCAAAAATGATAATAAGGCCTTAGGTGCTATAACTATGAATTTAACAGCTAATATGATGGGACTTTCTAATGCAGCAACTCCTTTTGGAATAAAAGCGATGAAGGAGCTTAAAAGATTAAATGTAAGAGGTGATGAAGCAAGTAATGATATGGCATTATTTTTAGTATTGAATGCTGCTTGTATACAGTTAGTGCCTACAACTGTTATATCCATAAGAGCAGCCATGGGATCTAAAAATCCAGGTGAAATAATAATACCAGCCATAATAGTTACATCCATAGCAGCCTTTTGTGGAGTGATTTTTTGTAAAGTATTACAGAAGTATTTTTAA
- a CDS encoding metal-binding protein yields the protein MTLREIMQYIESEFSIINKTPCDICGGSYLTKDLSINLLDSIPYDVCDCICSDCGHERIFKFYAPFIDESKKENYSKIIN from the coding sequence ATGACTTTAAGAGAAATTATGCAATACATAGAGAGTGAGTTTTCTATTATAAATAAAACTCCTTGTGATATATGTGGAGGTAGTTATTTAACTAAAGATTTATCTATCAATTTATTAGACTCTATTCCATATGATGTTTGTGATTGTATTTGTTCTGATTGTGGACACGAAAGAATTTTTAAATTTTATGCTCCATTTATAGATGAATCTAAAAAAGAAAACTATTCTAAAATAATAAACTAA